The following coding sequences are from one SAR116 cluster alpha proteobacterium HIMB100 window:
- a CDS encoding ATPase component of uncharacterized ABC-type transporter (PFAM: ABC transporter) produces the protein MSTNMHAQARGDNPSPLAISLQNISKNFGAVQANNNVSLSVRPGTIHGIVGENGAGKSTLVSILYGFYTADSGEVSIAGQPVKLRSSADAIAAGIGMVHQHFMLVPNFTVLENIILGHEGGFDLNAGQQQAKASLQKIADQYGLSVDLSAVVQDLPVGLQQRVEILKALYRGARVLILDEPTGVLTPQETEQLFDILRTLQQQGVTVLLITHKLKEIMAVTDFVSVMRSGEMVDHLRTEDTTPQQLAELMVGRPVLLDVGYAAAEAGHAVLTAEHLSVTGASGVQHVRDLSFAVHQGEILGIAGVSGNGQSELLDVLAGIRPVASGSIQLGGRQITADQPASPSEVKSHGLAHVPEDRHAVGLVLPFSAAESAVLGYEYADLMGGSQISLSPQQMEQHCQRLMADYDIRPSNPKLKSNLFSGGNQQKIVLARELSSQPDILLIGQPTRGVDIGAIEFIHKQLLALRDQGCAVILVSVELDEIMSLSDRIMVMNEGRNMGIVRRADTDIQQIGLMMAGVDTPPEQTGKAR, from the coding sequence ATGTCGACCAATATGCATGCACAAGCAAGAGGCGATAATCCATCGCCTCTTGCTATTTCTTTACAAAATATTTCAAAAAATTTTGGTGCAGTACAGGCGAATAATAATGTGAGCCTGTCTGTCCGGCCGGGTACAATTCACGGTATTGTTGGTGAAAACGGGGCCGGAAAATCAACGTTAGTATCCATTTTATATGGGTTTTACACCGCTGACAGTGGTGAGGTGTCGATTGCCGGACAGCCGGTAAAGCTGCGCAGTTCTGCTGATGCGATCGCTGCTGGTATTGGCATGGTGCATCAGCATTTCATGCTGGTGCCGAATTTTACAGTTCTTGAAAATATCATTCTTGGTCATGAGGGCGGATTTGACCTGAATGCGGGTCAGCAGCAGGCCAAAGCCTCATTACAAAAGATTGCTGATCAATATGGGCTGAGTGTGGATTTGTCGGCTGTTGTGCAGGATTTGCCTGTTGGTTTGCAGCAACGTGTTGAAATCCTGAAGGCCTTATATCGTGGGGCCCGGGTGTTAATTCTGGATGAACCAACCGGCGTATTGACCCCTCAGGAAACCGAGCAGCTGTTTGATATATTGCGGACCCTCCAGCAGCAGGGGGTAACGGTTTTGCTGATCACCCACAAGCTGAAGGAAATTATGGCGGTAACAGATTTTGTCTCGGTGATGCGTTCAGGCGAGATGGTTGATCATCTCAGAACTGAAGATACTACTCCGCAGCAGCTGGCTGAACTAATGGTTGGCCGTCCGGTTTTGCTTGATGTGGGTTATGCAGCAGCTGAGGCTGGACACGCTGTCCTGACAGCAGAGCATCTGAGCGTGACAGGGGCATCTGGGGTTCAGCATGTGCGTGACCTCAGCTTTGCGGTTCATCAGGGTGAAATTTTGGGGATCGCAGGTGTTTCGGGGAACGGCCAGTCTGAATTGCTTGACGTGTTGGCCGGGATCCGACCGGTGGCTTCTGGGTCCATTCAGCTTGGGGGCAGACAGATTACTGCTGATCAGCCTGCCTCACCGTCTGAGGTGAAGTCTCATGGTCTGGCGCATGTTCCTGAAGATCGACATGCTGTTGGGCTGGTCTTGCCTTTTTCGGCTGCTGAATCTGCTGTTCTGGGCTATGAGTATGCAGACCTCATGGGGGGCAGCCAGATCAGCCTTTCACCACAACAGATGGAGCAGCATTGCCAGCGTCTGATGGCTGATTATGATATCCGGCCGTCAAATCCGAAGCTGAAAAGTAATTTATTTTCCGGGGGCAATCAGCAAAAGATTGTGCTTGCCCGTGAGCTGTCTTCTCAGCCAGATATTCTGCTTATTGGTCAGCCAACACGGGGTGTGGATATTGGCGCGATTGAATTTATTCACAAACAGCTTCTGGCGCTGCGGGATCAGGGCTGTGCTGTTATTCTTGTTTCTGTTGAACTGGATGAAATTATGAGCCTGTCTGACCGGATTATGGTCATGAATGAGGGACGTAATATGGGGATCGTGAGACGCGCTGATACAGATATCCAGCAAATTGGCCTGATGATGGCGGGTGTGGACACCCCGCCTGAACAGACAGGAAAGGCCCGCTGA
- a CDS encoding putative ABC-type transport system, permease component (PFAM: Branched-chain amino acid transport system / permease component) yields the protein MADLWLQFVLTLDATLRVATPLILCAMAGLFSERSGIIDISLEGKMLMSAFAAASVAALTGSPFAGLAGAIAVSVCLSLIHGFACITHKGNQVISGLAINILASGLTVTLGIALFSMGGQTPLLGKAERFRDITLPFAEQAGHIPVLGTIYKEIISGHNLLVWVALVSVVLTGYVIFKTTFGLRLRAVGEKPEAVDSAGMSVSALRFQAVMIAGLLCGIAGAYLSTAHGAGFIREMTAGKGYIALAALIFGNWRPVPALLACLMFGFMDALAARLQGVEVPFMGQIPTDLILALPYLLTVILLAGFIGKATPPRAIGVPYIKER from the coding sequence ATGGCTGACCTCTGGCTGCAATTTGTGTTGACCCTTGATGCGACTTTACGGGTGGCCACACCGCTGATTTTATGTGCCATGGCCGGATTATTCTCTGAACGGTCGGGTATTATTGATATCTCTTTAGAAGGCAAAATGCTGATGTCTGCCTTTGCCGCGGCGAGCGTTGCCGCGCTCACCGGCTCACCTTTTGCCGGGCTTGCAGGGGCGATTGCCGTGTCTGTCTGCCTCAGCCTTATTCATGGCTTTGCCTGTATCACCCATAAAGGCAATCAGGTCATCTCTGGTCTGGCGATCAATATTCTGGCTTCTGGGCTGACGGTCACGCTGGGGATTGCGCTGTTTTCCATGGGTGGACAGACGCCGCTTCTGGGAAAGGCAGAGCGGTTCCGCGACATCACCCTGCCGTTTGCCGAACAGGCAGGGCATATTCCGGTTCTGGGTACGATTTATAAAGAGATTATATCCGGACATAATCTGCTGGTTTGGGTGGCACTGGTGTCTGTTGTGCTGACAGGCTACGTGATTTTCAAAACCACTTTTGGATTGCGGCTACGGGCAGTAGGGGAAAAACCAGAGGCTGTGGATAGTGCAGGGATGAGCGTTTCGGCTCTACGCTTTCAGGCTGTGATGATTGCGGGCCTGCTCTGCGGGATTGCCGGGGCATATCTGTCCACTGCACATGGGGCAGGCTTTATCCGCGAGATGACAGCCGGTAAGGGCTATATTGCGCTTGCGGCGCTGATTTTTGGGAATTGGCGGCCTGTTCCGGCATTGCTGGCCTGTCTTATGTTTGGGTTTATGGATGCGCTTGCGGCGCGGCTTCAGGGGGTAGAGGTTCCGTTTATGGGCCAGATACCGACGGATTTGATTCTGGCGTTGCCTTATCTGTTGACGGTGATTTTGCTGGCCGGGTTCATCGGAAAAGCTACACCGCCACGGGCGATTGGCG
- a CDS encoding ABC-type uncharacterized transport system, permease component (PFAM: Branched-chain amino acid transport system / permease component), protein MSIRPLPRWIDVGLLPVLNLLAALAVAGIIIAIIGENPFVAMGVMIKGAFVYKGALGYTLFYTTNFIFTGLAVAVAFHAMLFNIGGEGQAMIGGLGVGLVVLMLDAVLPPVAVLLLAVPAAAAFGALWGVIPGWLQARRGSHIVITTIMFNFVASSIMVWLLAGMLMAPGQMSPETRSFAEGVNLPKVYELLQMAGFSVAKSPLNLSFVVAVLACFGVWYLIWRTKLGYIIRATGHSERAAVYAGHDPAKIIMIAMAISGGLAGLMSLNEILGVQQRVILNFTSGYGFTGIAVALMGRNHPVGIVLASLLFGALYQGGAELDFEFQTITREMVLMIQGLIILFSGALAYLFTPTVARLYFRFFSPREAG, encoded by the coding sequence ATGAGCATAAGACCGCTGCCCCGCTGGATAGATGTCGGCTTGCTGCCTGTATTGAATTTGCTGGCCGCATTGGCCGTGGCCGGGATCATCATTGCCATTATCGGTGAAAATCCGTTTGTGGCGATGGGGGTGATGATTAAGGGCGCTTTTGTGTACAAAGGGGCGCTGGGCTATACCCTGTTTTACACCACAAATTTTATTTTTACCGGCCTTGCTGTTGCGGTGGCGTTTCATGCCATGTTGTTCAATATCGGCGGTGAAGGACAAGCCATGATCGGCGGTCTTGGGGTTGGGCTGGTGGTGCTGATGCTGGATGCTGTGTTGCCGCCTGTTGCTGTGTTACTTCTGGCGGTACCCGCGGCTGCTGCATTCGGGGCGTTGTGGGGGGTCATCCCTGGCTGGCTTCAGGCCAGGCGCGGCAGTCATATTGTGATTACCACCATTATGTTCAATTTTGTTGCTTCATCAATCATGGTCTGGCTGCTGGCCGGGATGTTGATGGCTCCTGGCCAGATGTCGCCGGAAACGCGCAGTTTTGCTGAAGGTGTGAATCTGCCAAAAGTTTACGAATTACTGCAGATGGCTGGCTTTTCTGTTGCCAAATCACCGTTGAATTTGTCCTTTGTGGTGGCGGTACTGGCTTGTTTTGGGGTGTGGTATCTGATCTGGCGAACCAAGCTGGGCTATATCATCCGGGCCACTGGTCACAGTGAGCGGGCAGCGGTTTATGCGGGTCATGATCCGGCGAAGATTATTATGATCGCGATGGCAATTTCCGGTGGTTTAGCCGGGCTGATGTCTCTGAACGAAATTCTGGGGGTCCAGCAGCGGGTGATTTTAAACTTCACCTCTGGCTATGGCTTCACCGGCATTGCAGTGGCATTGATGGGCCGCAATCATCCGGTCGGTATTGTTTTGGCCAGCCTGTTATTTGGCGCCTTATATCAGGGTGGGGCAGAGCTGGATTTTGAATTTCAGACCATTACACGCGAGATGGTGTTGATGATTCAGGGGCTGATTATTCTGTTTTCAGGGGCGCTGGCGTATTTGTTTACGCCTACAGTGGCGCGGCTGTATTTCCGGTTTTTCAGCCCGCGGGAGGCAGGATAA